Proteins from one Desulfocurvus vexinensis DSM 17965 genomic window:
- a CDS encoding ABC transporter permease has translation MFAFIVRRIAQAVMVMLVISVIGFAIKTAVGDPVRDLVGVAVSAEERARLSQELGLNDPLAVQWVRFLGGALQGDLGQSYFFKRPALEVIVRKAPATLELVLAASVIILLVSVPVGIYAAVRPRALASRLLMGGSVIGVSIPVFLTAIMLIYVFAIHLGWLPSYGRGETVRLTSWWDTGLLTRDGLEHLVLPAISLSSVMLPLFIRLIRAEMKEVLEAEYMKYARAKGLRPWRVLFVHGFKNTLLPVITVGGVQLGTMIAFTVLTETVFQWQGMGFIFLEAVERADTSLLVAYLIFVGFVFVLVNTAVDIIYGLVNPMVRIAGRK, from the coding sequence ATGTTCGCCTTCATTGTCCGACGCATCGCCCAGGCGGTCATGGTGATGCTCGTTATCAGCGTCATCGGCTTCGCCATCAAGACCGCCGTGGGCGACCCCGTGCGCGATCTGGTGGGCGTGGCCGTCTCCGCCGAGGAGCGCGCCCGGCTGTCCCAGGAGCTGGGGCTGAACGACCCGCTGGCCGTGCAGTGGGTGCGCTTTCTGGGCGGCGCCCTGCAGGGCGACCTGGGCCAGTCCTATTTCTTCAAGCGCCCGGCCCTGGAGGTCATCGTGCGCAAGGCCCCGGCGACCCTGGAGCTGGTCCTGGCGGCCTCGGTGATCATTTTGCTGGTGTCGGTGCCGGTGGGCATCTACGCGGCGGTGCGCCCGCGCGCGCTGGCCTCGCGGCTGCTCATGGGCGGCAGCGTCATCGGCGTGTCCATCCCGGTGTTCCTCACGGCCATCATGCTCATCTACGTGTTCGCCATCCACCTGGGCTGGCTGCCGTCCTACGGCCGCGGCGAGACCGTGCGCCTGACCTCCTGGTGGGACACGGGGCTGCTGACCAGGGACGGGCTGGAGCACCTGGTGCTGCCGGCCATCTCCCTGTCCTCGGTCATGCTGCCGCTGTTCATCCGCCTGATCCGCGCCGAGATGAAGGAGGTGCTCGAGGCCGAATACATGAAGTACGCCCGGGCCAAGGGCCTGCGCCCCTGGCGCGTGCTCTTCGTCCACGGCTTCAAGAACACGCTCTTGCCCGTGATCACCGTGGGCGGCGTGCAGCTGGGCACGATGATCGCCTTCACCGTGCTCACCGAGACGGTCTTCCAGTGGCAGGGCATGGGCTTCATCTTCCTGGAGGCCGTGGAGCGTGCCGACACCTCCCTGCTGGTGGCCTACCTGATTTTCGTGGGCTTCGTCTTCGTGCTGGTGAACACGGCGGTGGACATCATCTACGGCCTGGTCAACCCCATGGTCCGCATCGCGGGGAGGAAGTAG
- a CDS encoding ABC transporter permease translates to MALVQRLRESYFLHSFLRDPVAIGSFVVVALLVTAGFLAPVLAPMNPYDPAQIDVMDSELAPMWIDQDSAFPLGTDAQGRDILSTILYGTRVSVLIGLGAVALQAVLGIGIGLVSGYAGGRIDAVLMRVADVQLSFSTYMVAIFLGAIFQTAFGVGRYEQVAVPFLIVVIGLAEWPQYARTVRASVLAEKKKEYVEAARVIGLPSWRIMWRHILPNTMTPVLVISTVQVANAIMSEAALSFIGLGMPATKPSLGSLIKSGFEYIFSGSWWITLFPGVVLVLLILAINLLGDWMRDFLNPKLYKS, encoded by the coding sequence ATGGCCCTGGTCCAGCGCCTGCGCGAATCGTATTTCTTGCACAGCTTCCTGCGCGACCCCGTGGCCATCGGCAGCTTCGTGGTGGTGGCCCTGCTGGTGACGGCGGGGTTCCTGGCGCCGGTGCTGGCGCCCATGAACCCCTACGACCCGGCCCAGATCGACGTGATGGACTCCGAGCTGGCGCCGATGTGGATCGACCAGGACAGCGCCTTCCCCCTGGGCACCGACGCCCAGGGCCGCGATATCCTGTCCACCATCCTCTACGGCACGCGCGTCTCGGTGCTCATCGGCCTGGGCGCCGTGGCCCTGCAGGCGGTGCTGGGCATCGGCATCGGGCTCGTCTCGGGCTACGCGGGCGGGCGCATCGACGCCGTGCTCATGCGCGTGGCCGACGTGCAGCTGTCGTTCTCCACCTACATGGTGGCCATCTTCCTGGGCGCCATCTTCCAGACCGCCTTCGGCGTGGGCCGCTACGAGCAGGTGGCCGTGCCCTTCCTCATCGTGGTCATCGGCCTGGCCGAGTGGCCGCAGTACGCGCGCACCGTGCGCGCCTCGGTGCTGGCCGAGAAGAAGAAGGAGTACGTCGAGGCCGCGCGGGTCATCGGCCTGCCCTCGTGGCGCATCATGTGGCGGCACATCCTGCCCAACACCATGACCCCGGTGCTGGTCATCTCCACCGTGCAGGTGGCCAACGCCATCATGAGCGAGGCGGCCCTGTCGTTCATCGGCCTGGGCATGCCCGCCACCAAGCCCTCCCTGGGCTCGCTCATCAAGTCCGGCTTCGAGTACATCTTCTCCGGCTCGTGGTGGATCACCCTGTTCCCGGGGGTGGTGCTGGTGCTGCTCATCCTGGCCATCAACCTGCTGGGCGACTGGATGCGCGATTTCCTGAACCCCAAACTCTACAAGAGCTGA